The region TGCGAGGTGCTGGGCATGCTGGCCATCTTCACCTACGGATTCCCGACCGCCGCCGGGAACTTCGCAAAAGCGGGCGTCCGCCTCGACACGCTGAGCGACTATTCCACCATGATCGCGCTGGCGGCCGAACAGGGTTACGTCCATCCCGACGAGCTCGACGCCCTCCGCGAATGGCGCGAATCTCCCTCCACCTGGAGACAATAGAAACGCCCTTGAAACGGAACATTTCCGGACAGGAAATCAGGTACACTATTTGCATCGAAACCAGACAAGACAGATTCATGGAAAAATACGAAAGCCACCAGGTGAGGATACTGCGTCCCGCCGCCGTCATCTACCGCACGCTCTCCGACTTCTCCAACTTCACCCCGATCCTGCAGGACAAGGTGGAAGAGTGGCAGGCCGACGCCGACAGTTGCTCGTTCAAGGTGAAGGGCTTCACGGCCCGGCTGCGGATCGTGGAGCGGGAAGAGAACAAACTGGTCAAGGTGACCGGCGACGAAGGTTCGCCTTTCCCCTTCTTTTTCTGGCTGCAGCTCCACCCCGTGGACGATACGGACACCCGCATGCGGCTGGTGCTCCACATCGAACTGAACATGATGATGAAGATGATGATCGGAGGCAAAATCCGCGAGGCGATGGACCAGATCGCCGACAAGATCGCCGAAAGTTTCAACAACGCCCCTATATAAGACCGCAACCATGTAAAACGCCGCCGCCATGTTCTACCTGATCGCCGCCATACTCGGCTCCTCCTCGCTGACTATCATTCTGAAACTCTTCCAGCTGAAGGGGGTGGACCGGACGGTCGGAATCACGGTGAACTATATCGTGGGGGCGGCCATGGCTTTCCTCTTCGCACCGAAAACGGTCTCCGTCGCGGAGATCGTCCATGCCCCGTGGTTTCCGCTCGGCATGCTCACCGGAGCCATGTTCATGCTCTCCTTCATGGTCTACGCCCTGTCGGCCCAACGATCGGGCGTGGCCGTCACCACCATCTCGGGTCGGGCGGCCATGGCCATTCCGGTCATCTTCGCGTTCGCGGTGCTCGGAGAGACACCCACGCCGCTCAAAATCGTCCTGTTGATCCTGTTGATCCTCTCGATGCCCGTCATACTCTACAAACGGCAGGAGCCGGGCAGGACCGAGGAGCGGTCGCTCGCATGGACGGCCGGATTGCCGATCGCCGTATTCCTGTTCAACGGCACGAATGACACATTGGTACAATACATCCAGAAAGTGCAGATAGCGGCCCGCGACGACAACCCGATATTCATGGGCAGCATGTTCGTCGCAGGCGCCGTGATGGGCCTCGTCTATTATCTGATCGAACGCCGCGGGAAATGGTACGTTCCCACGGGACGCGATCTGCTGTGGGGCACGATTCTCGGGGCGACGAACTGGGTCTGCATGATCGGCGTGCTTTACGCGCTCACGCGCATGGACGGGTCGATCTTCTATGCGCTCTATTACAGCGGAGCGATCGTCTGCGCGACGATCGTGGGCGTCTGGGCCTTCCGGGAGAAACTGTCGCCGCTCAACTATGCCGGCATCGTCGTGGCCGTAGCGGCCATCGTCCTGCTCAGCATGCAGTAAAACCGCACAGATTGCGCAGAACCCAGTAAAAGGCCAGCACGGTCAG is a window of Gallalistipes aquisgranensis DNA encoding:
- a CDS encoding SRPBCC family protein, with the translated sequence MEKYESHQVRILRPAAVIYRTLSDFSNFTPILQDKVEEWQADADSCSFKVKGFTARLRIVEREENKLVKVTGDEGSPFPFFFWLQLHPVDDTDTRMRLVLHIELNMMMKMMIGGKIREAMDQIADKIAESFNNAPI
- a CDS encoding EamA family transporter — encoded protein: MFYLIAAILGSSSLTIILKLFQLKGVDRTVGITVNYIVGAAMAFLFAPKTVSVAEIVHAPWFPLGMLTGAMFMLSFMVYALSAQRSGVAVTTISGRAAMAIPVIFAFAVLGETPTPLKIVLLILLILSMPVILYKRQEPGRTEERSLAWTAGLPIAVFLFNGTNDTLVQYIQKVQIAARDDNPIFMGSMFVAGAVMGLVYYLIERRGKWYVPTGRDLLWGTILGATNWVCMIGVLYALTRMDGSIFYALYYSGAIVCATIVGVWAFREKLSPLNYAGIVVAVAAIVLLSMQ